A DNA window from Mya arenaria isolate MELC-2E11 chromosome 17, ASM2691426v1 contains the following coding sequences:
- the LOC128222967 gene encoding uncharacterized protein LOC128222967 — protein sequence MSTAHVQEAARAVDGLPKQFVTSLRILFDILDEEQTGYVRLRDIETRWHEEGVKGLPCGVIDALRKVAPKNGKLTFENFVVGLKQSLLRNNGAVLSSASLAAKQRDSRDSQQNSSSVKNKHVNAPSSTSKQPQYRKVEKEDYASKNYANMANYMNIERPAATSAPVTLKSNAHVVQRSQPKMGTNSQITAANTATVRPNNVLQSQNIELRNKIYNREQMQHASVVNMRNRNDYAYPHDLDMHHSNKRHSDDMSSYHKREVSKISQRPHSAHPENQRPREVHFQRSPTDFPAGRPDRPPPYRWAKESENNSPPALPPKTMKGKTMRELQNWHQDNKVVPNVLTNGHMHTAQSDSNLMQKSRTVGNDIYVNIEEIRRQAASQKQPVVARETGGGKKPRRKNSRRHTLSSGIDYNVIRRMKQLEQERDVLIQGLDVVERARDWYLSQISTVAERQAFAEKTSCSDGSLQSHQERMDFVRSRINDVNLNLKSLMETTESGFPAHMNLAISSPGFYDDNSLRWLKDQNKQLTHEVGHKSEKITQLEQEKASLIRDLFEARVKHKTNYDDTTFM from the exons ATGTCAACCGCACATGTGCAAGAAGCCGCTAGAGCGGTGGATGGTTTGCCAAAACAGTTTGTAACGTCCCTAAGaatattatttgacattttggaTGAAGAACAGACGGGCTATGTGCGTCTGCGAGACATTGAAACTCGTTGGCACGAAGAAGGGGTGAAAGGTTTACCTTGTGGCGTTATAGACGCATTAAGAAAAGTGGCACCGAAAAATGGCAAGCTTACATTTGAAAACTTTGTTGTTGGTCTTAAACAGTCCTTGTTGAGGAACAATGGTGCTGTACTGTCGTCCGCATCATTGGCAGCAAAACAGAGAGATTCGAGAGATTCGCAACAGAATTCTAGTagtgttaaaaataaacatgttaatgCACCTAGCAGTACAAGCAAGCAGCCCCAATACAGGAAGGTAGAAAAAGAAGACTATGCCTCAAAGAACTATGCAAATATGGCAAACTACATGAATATTGAAAGGCCAGCAGCAACTAGTGCACCTGTGACATTAAAAAGTAACGCACATGTTGTTCAGAGGAGTCAGCCTAAAATGGGAACAAATTCTCAGATTACCGCTGCAAATACTGCTACGGTCAGGCCAAATAATGTTTTGCAGTCACAGAATATAgagttaagaaataaaatttataatcgTGAACAAATGCAACATGCATCAGTTGTAAATATGCGGAATAGAAATGATTATGCCTATCCACATGATCTTGACATGCATCATTCAAATAAAAGACATAGTGATGATATGAGCAGTTATCACAAAAGAGAAGTATCAAAAATTAGCCAAAGGCCACATAGTGCTCATCCTGAAAATCAGCGTCCAAGGGAAGTCCATTTTCAAAGAAGTCCCACAGATTTCCCAGCTGGGCGACCAGACAGGCCACCTCCATATCGATGGGCGAAAGAGTCTGAAAATAACTCTCCTCCTGCGTTACCTCCAAAAACCATGAAGGGGAAAACAATGAGAGAGCTACAAAACTGGCATCAGGACAATAAAGTTGTGCCTAATGTACTGACTAATGGCCATATGCATACTGCGCAGAGTGATTCCAATTTGATGCAAAAGAGCCGGACAGTGGGAAATGATATCTATG TGAACATAGAAGAGATTCGTCGCCAGGCAGCAAGCCAGAAGCAGCCTGTGGTTGCCAGGGAGACCGGCGGAGGGAAGAAACCACGGCGAAAAAACTCCCGCAGACACACACTGTCCAGTGGAATCGACTATAATGTG ATCCGGCGTATGAAGCAGCTAGAGCAGGAGCGGGATGTTCTGATACAGGGGTTGGATGTTGTAGAACGAGCGCGTGACTGGTACCTTTCACAGATCTCCACAGTTGCAGAGCGCCAGGCATTTGCAGAGAAAACTTCATGCAGT GACGGGAGTCTACAAAGTCACCAGGAGCGGATGGACTTTGTTCGCAGTCGGATCAATGATGTAAATCTGAATCTCAAATCCCTCATGGAAACCACAGAATCA GGTTTTCCAGCTCACATGAATCTCGCTATCAGCAGTCCTGGTTTCTATGACGACAACTCCCTGAGGTGGCTGAAAGACCAGAACAAACAGCTAACACAT GAGGTCGGACACAAGAGTGAAAAGATAACACAGCTAGAGCAAGAGAAGGCCAGTCTAATACGGGACCTGTTTGAGGCACGTGTTAAACACAAGACGAATTATGATGATACCACCTTCATGTGA